ataataaaatgaatatttcttttataagtTTATGTTTAAGAGGAGTACACACCTGCTGTTGCTAAGCTTCCTTCGATTTCTCCCGCACATTGCACTGTCTTTGTCCCTAATTGTGACCTCCCTGCAGTCCCTTAACGATCCTTGATCCCTTAGTGCATCATGTAGGAGGACTCGTCGTCATCGGCACCCGTGGGACTGTCCAGGGAGGGATTGATGCGCTTCTCCTTCTGCCGGCGGTTGCAGAACCACACGCGCACCACCTCCTTCTCCATGCCCAGGCGGTCGGCCAGCTGGGTGATCTCCTCCGAGGTGGGCTTCTGGTTGGCCAGGAAGGCCTTCTCCAGGGCGCCGCGAATGGTGGTCTCGATGGAGGTGCGCTTCTTGCGACGGCGTCCAATGATCTCCGGCGTGCTGACGGTGGCCTGCAGGGCCGCAGGATCGAAGACACCGCCGGTGGCCTGGATGGTGCGATCGGCATCGTCCAACCACTTCTGGAGCAGCGGCTTCAGCTTGCACATGTTCTTGAAGCTCAGATTGAGGGCCTCGAAGCGCGAAATGGTTGTCTGCGAGAAGTCATTGCCATACAGCTTGCCCATGGCCAGACCCACATCGCCCTGGGTGAAGCCCAGCTTGATTCTGCGCTGCTTGAAGGTCTTGGCGaactgctccagctcctccaggtCGGTGGTTTCCTCGGGCGATGGCTCGCCCGCTGCCCGAGCAGCTGCCGCACTGGCCACCGTCTTGGGCTGCGGCGTGGTGGTGCCCTGGCTCATCTGGCTCATCTGGGTGCCACTGGTGGGCGTGCTGGGCGTCAGCATTCCACTCAGCTTCAAGCTGGCCGCCGAGCTGGGCGGAGTGATTTGCAGtgggtgatggtggtggtggtggtgcatcTGGTGGGGTGAGCTGGCCGGACTGCGAATGGCGATGGGACTGCGGATCGAGTGCGGTGTGGAGCTGCGCGGCTGCTGCGTCATCTTGTGGTTCAGCTGCAGTGGCTCCTCCgcctggcgctgctgctgcttctgcagGGCCTGCAATTGCTGGGTGGCCTGGCTCAGGGCCTGCAGTTGGCTCTGCATTAGGAACTGGGCCGCCGCCACCTGAGTGGTCAGTGCCGGGTCGTCCTGCGCCAAGCCCAGGGAGCCACTCCTCAGCAGCTCCATGTAGCTGTTGAACTGCTGCGTCAACGCCActtgccgctgctgcaacAGCTGCTGGAACTGGGCAAAGTCCTGTGGCGACAGCGATCCAGTCAGCAGTGGATTATTCATGCCCAAGCCAGCGGCTGCGAGCTGAGCCTGTGGCGAGGACATGCCCGGCAGCGCCAGCAACGGCGAGATGCCACTGCCCATTGTGGATGCCactgcggcggctgctgcagccgctgctgccaTGGAATTGGGCGTGGTGGCTCCACCAGCCGAGGGCGCCAGAACCGGAGAGATCATGGGCGGCACTGGCGAGGGCACTGAAATCACCGGCACCGGCGATGCTGTGGCCGATTTCACCGAATTCGACGGAGACTGAGTGCTGTGGCGACTATTGTCGCTGGTTAAGTTCAATGCCCCACCGTTTTCGTCCTCGTAATCCTCCTCCTGTTTGTACTGGTGGTGGTTCAGGTGGTTCAAGTGGTGCGgattgtggtggtggtgcgccGGGTGGGGCTGCAGCGACAGCAGCTGGCGTTTGGCCTGCTGGTGGCTCAAGGAGAGCGCAGGACTCAGAGGAGATCGGCAGCGATCGCTCGAGGTGCCCACACTCGAGTTGTTGTCATCGCAATCGGAAGCTGCAAGTAGAGAATGATTTGGGGGTTAGGACAATGAAAACTAACAATTTCAAATGGTACCAAAATGCTAAGAAAGATACGAAAGTTTCCACAACTTTATTAACTGCTTCACCAACTCTACAGCTCTGAAGATCTCTCCCGTGAAAGCACACAACTCTTTTCCAATCAGGCCAGGAAAAAGGGGGCGTAACCAACTGGCCAAGCCCCATGGAGAATGTATTTTTCCCATCCACTGATGCCATGCAAAATGAGTCACCCTGTGGGGACCTCGAGCCCCTGACCGTTTTACCCATTCGAATGTccttttgcataaatttagcATAGGCCACACAAGcgttttgtataattttcgTTCAATTTCATAGTCCgttggttttcggtttcgaGTGAAAGCCTTTCACGtgaccaaccacccacccaccgcaTTGGCTTTATTATGCGAAAATTTCTTCGACTCTTTCGCTCACCCCCATCGAGACCATCGAAACCATCGAAAACATCGAGACCATCGGTCCATAGTTTACATAGTTCCACCTTGACATCAAATGGAATTCTcatgttttcttttcattttggctGACGCTTTTAGCCGCTTTTAAGTGGCATTTTAGCATTTCAAATGCCTGGCCAGGCGATTTGTATAAATTTGCTATTtgtatgcattttatttatacagcAAGGCGATGCGGAATGGAGTGGAGGAGGGTTTCGGCTCGGCCCAATTGATttgcaataatatttaaatacccGACGAGAGTTTATTTTTGAGCTAAAACTGCTAGAACTAGAAGACCAGACTTCCTCCCCCACAAAGGGGCAATCAAAGGAGCTAAACCCTTTGAAGTGGTCCCTGGTCTGGGCTCCAGAAATTCGCATTCCCATACCGCATCCCAATGCCCCAGCCAACCAATTTCCACATCCTGTCCACTGCAGGCAATTTTTGCATATGTTTGCCTGGGCTACTTTATCGCTTCTGCTCGCCTCCTGATGCCCGATTCCTCTGATTCCAGTCCCCTATACCCGAATCCCCGATCCCTGATGCTACGTGAATTTGATGACTTATTCGCCCAAGTGGGCGACCCACCGACCCGACCACATGGTCATCCTTTTTACATATGCGACCGAACCCTGGCCAGGAACGACTTCTTTCTCTCCTCCTTGGACGGGCTACGTGCGTCCATTTGGTATTCAGATGATGTGCAAATTCGATTTGTATGTGTTGTGTGAATAGCTATCGCCATGGGCGGAGGTGTGTGTCTTTATCTTTGTAAAAGGGGTTCTgggatatttaaaataattgagGTTTTCAATGTTGAATTCTATTCGGTCTCAGTGCTATGACTATTTAAGTCTTATCTCAGTTCTTGCAAGCCTTTCTGAAGgtgaaatgaaaacttaaatgaaGTGGAGAGACTAAAAGCATTTCAAACCCCTATAAGGAAACCCTTTTCAGCACGCCTCTGCTCCATTTAGCACAACcaataataaaaagccaaatggTCAGTTTGACTGCACATTGAGCTACCCCAAGAGCGCTCCCACATACGGCCGGCATAACGGaataatttttgcataaaatatatgtaaatatatatgttcatGTTCGTGAAAGAAATCACAGCAACTGTGTCCagtcccacacacacacacacacacacagacacacgacCAGACAGCCTCCCTCACACATATTCGAATTCAAATCAAGCGAAATGCTGTCAATAATGTGGtcaaaaaggggggaaaaaaatgtatatcgAAAGGGAGGGAGCCAGAAAAGGTTGAAGTTGGTTTTTTGTTCGGCCCGTGACTAACGAAGTCCatgaaatttgaaaagtgtgaATTGCAAATTGAACGCAGCCTTCTGCGAGCAACGAGTTATGAATAATAATCGAAGGTTTTTATGAAtccatcaaatatttatagtacACCCAAAGAGCACCGCACTCGACAATGGTTTTCCCAGCTCCCCGAACGAGTTATTAGGGCAACTCGAACAATTAGGGGCAATTGACAGGCCCAATTGTCACCTCAGCAACTACTTAAGGAGCTGTTAAGTCGAAACACCCATTTAATAAGACATCAAAATCAACTTAAAGACGCCCCTCTCCATTCGCTGGCCCAAATCCCAATCACAGTCGCAGGGGCTGTGACAAAAGTTTTGACAGGCCATTGTGTGAGGGGCGACCCTCCCTAGCGAAACAGCCCAAGCAACCCTAAAACCAAACCATACATCCATATACCCTATACATCTAGTGCATAGCGCGTGGCTGTCGCAGGCAAGGGTTGAATAGTCTGATATTCCCTCCGGTTTATTGTCTTTTGTGTCGAACGTCGAACCGAAAACATGCGAGTGATTTAGTGAAACCGAGATGCCTGATGCCGCTTGCCCCAAAAAGCAGATGTTCCAGAACTGGAATaaatactcgtatactcgtatagtgGTATAGTGGCATATACACCCATGTCTATCTGTATGAAGTGGACAAATCTCGTAAATCGTTTTCGGACAACAGCTGATGCTCTAAAATGGGGAAATgaggaaaataggaaaatagaAAAGTACACTTACCATTCGATTGAAGTGGTGACGGCGAACGCGACAGACGACTGATATCtgaaaataaaagggaaaacacaaaTTTGAGACTAGCCAAATTGAGACCACTTAAAGCTAAAAGTAAAATAACACACGTCGCAAACATAAAATTTTCGACGAAGCAAATGCTCCAAGTTTACGATACACAAAATCGATGCCGATATACATTCTAAGCCCGAACTGACCAAATGGCCAGTCCAGACATCGACACCGTTGCCTATAAAAGGATATTTTTATGGACCTCGTCGAGGGGCAGCCGAGCTGGAGTTCAAGGAACACCTGGTTCGTGTACGATTTGAATTTCTGAAGTTGCCATCGAACACGgacacggatacggatacggacaTGGGCAGCATTTGtgctgcatttttatttcgGGAGCAATTGAATTTTGTTTGGACTCGATGGCTAATTTACGAGTGCAGCGTGCTGACCCCTCTGAAATGCACTGGAAATAGAGTGCTCTTTATGTTTGGGTGTTGTGTGACACTGGGGATAAGGGTATTTCAAGGTTTCTAACAGCAAAGTGTGTCTGTAGTGATATAAGGTTACTGAAAAATATTCTTGCATTTTGATGATGTAAATCACTCTTTGTAACTCCATATATGTGCCCATTCTAACCGCAGATCTATGAATGTACCTAAGACCCTATTCCCCGTGAATCAGTTTATCTGCGCTGGATTTCTTTGCTTGTGCCACCACAATCTTCCCTCACGTCTGGCACACTTCTGTCgcccttttggccacgccTTTGAGCCGCTAATTAAGCGGCACAACTGCTGCCCGTTCAAGTGGTGCGGCATATGTGAGGATCCAGCGCAtatagtacgagtatatgtatatcggCTGGAGTTAGGTAGATgaacattttacaaaaaccCGGCGTTAAAGTGCCACATACTCGTAAATTATGTAACTcggcggaggtggaggtggagagtTCGGGAAATTCAACACCCTCGCGCGTGTCCAGCACGAGTGaaatgagcagcagcagcagcatttgaaacgttttccagaattttacagtttttggcagaGAAATTGGCGAAAACCACAGGCGGCCACCCCCAAAAATGAGGCGGCCGACTCATGaggaaataaaatacaatttttgagAATCGCCCAGCGGGGGTGGCGGTTTATGATGATGTTCGAGGGGGGGGTTGAGGGTAGGGGATTGTGTGGCGCACACAATTAGTCAATGACCTCGACAGTTGGCTGGCTGGGGGTGGCTAAAACCAATACACAGCCAGGCGAGCCACCAACAACCGACTTTCTATATATGAATGCTATATGGTCATCACGTGCGCAGACCGAGACTGACTATCGATTGAATCGTCGTCGTTGTTGGCGGCGGCGGAAGCTGCGTGTCTTGAACTCTTGACCCCTCCATCTCCGACTGGACTGGGCAGGGCTGAGCTGAGCAGCCCGAAAAGTAGCcgaaaaaataacataaataaataaaataaaacataatagaGTGAAGGGAAAGCAAACATAATGTGCGTGCTCCTTGGCCTTTGTCTCTGCCTGtatattcgtagcaaaacaaaacgggCAAAATCGCGCAGAGAGAAAGCTTCGGTGCGGCGAAATGAAAGCTTGATTAAAGGATTCGAGAGAGTGCGAAAACTACAAAGGAGCAGTGTCCTTTGGAATCATTTAAACATTATTCGCACTTCTTTTAGGAATTATAGTTAATAGGCATTCTGCTCAATTAACATGCAAGCAGTTTAAGTCTAacaatattataataaatgcaaattaaatatgcaactAGCCTTTCCTAAGTTGTTAAGGCCATGTAATTACAAATTGTGGTTTTGAGCTCTTTGAAAAGTCAACAAACCCTGTTGACTGTTTGCTTATCACTTGGCCGGCATTACAAAATCATATTAACCGCATTTTCTATCAATTTCCGTTCGCGAATTGAAAATCTTAATCGACTCTTCATTTGTTTCCTATGAGTTCCAAGAATTACCCATAAAAAGCGCTCACACGCCCTCTTTCTTGATCGGCTTTTATGGCGGCGATAGGTGATAACGCAAAATAGTAAACCGAACAAAAAACGGGAAAAGATTGCATGAGCTCATGGACAATGactaaaaataatgttattaTTCAAGTTGGACATTGTCGTCAATTGCCGCCGACCGTAATCGggcaaatatattaatttaaaactgatTGGCGGACCAGCGCTCAAAACTGATTGGCGAACTGGTATTTTCTATGGGCTTTTcgattaatttattaaaatcagCAAGGGATGACGATACTTGTTTACTATACGTGCTGGACTTGATCGAATCTTTCTTCGGGTATTCTGCAGGTGTGCAAAACGTTGGCTCGATTTCGGTTCTCGGCCGATAAGCGGAGGTAAGCGGCGATGAGCAAATCGTATTGTACAAGGTAAAGTCTTATACGAATATCATGAGACATATATTAGCCATCGTTGGTTCTTCAGATTACGCTAGTCATTTGCGTCACGTGAGCCACACAAGTACTCCTGTACGAGGTGTTTAGCGTAAAAAAATCCCCAAAATTATCAACTAGCGCCAATCTCATTAGCATGCTCCAATGTCGTTTGCTTATCTGGCTACTGGCAAAGTAGCAGTTACTCACTTTTCATTGGGGAAATTTTACATAATCAATCATGACCCATTGAAAAGCCCGTACCACTTGGTACACCTCAAGTATGGCTCATCGGAATTATTACGCATATTGCGACGATTTTCTTCTTTGCCACATTTGTCATCGAAATGCGCTCGTTTATTGCCCCGCATTCGCCGCTGCGCTTCGAAAACGATAATTGATAaggcaacaaattaaaagtattgTTTACAACGGCCAAGCGGTTCCATTGAGTGCCCATCGCCATCGGCACCAGTATCGCCAACAGTATCGTGGTGGTGCACCTATTTACATGGTCATATTTGTGGGCTGGTTGTGCAAGAAATGCgtctttaataaatatttttatggtcCGGCATTTGTAATACCCATTTGCTGGTCTATAAGTTATTTAGTTTGCTGGTTGATTAGTTTGTACATAGTGGTAGTTCTCGCCTGGCACCGCCAGTCTTGAGTGTTCTTGAGACCCGTCTTTAAGTGGGGCGCTGGGAGTTAATATTTATGGCGGAGACACCTGTGCCggtgtttattttcaataagcAGATTGCAGTTTTCTTTGTTCTGGCTATTGGAGTATAGCAGTGAGTCTTGGGTTTTTAGTGTGATAGGTGCAGAGCACCTGACTGACTCAACCATGGTAATTTTCACGGGGTCTGACTTAGCAATTTAGCGGTGAACGAGAATAGCGAACAAATACTTAGGAAAATTCAGATTGGatctatatataataatataagatGTTTTGCTTTGCGAAGCTATTTGCAGGATTCTCGGTAAAGATGGTTCTTATAGGTGATGAAAAGTAAACTACTGATTGGTGCACTTAATGAGCTTAAAAAGTACTTCAATCTTATAAATCATGTATATAACAacttgaaaacttttaaagtATAATATTCATGTtatcaaaaactttaaaactaaCCAAATGGTTGAGAGGATAATATAAAGTAGTGTTGACTTGGCTAAAACAAAGAGGaatctttttgttgttaaaaaacTTACTATAATTgtgtaattattaataaagaactaaatattttaaagcttCATTCCCAGAttaccaaacaaaaacttaaaaaaccTATGTAGAAGTAATACCAAAAAGCACTTTTAATGGAACAGCTAAAGTtccaaattttaaattgtgcTGGCAAATCATTTGGGTATTGTTATGATTATAAGCTCAAGTTTATAATGAGATTTAAACGGGTTCAGAAGGCGTTAACTTACATCGATTCTGCATCATGTGAACGGCGGCCTCGCGGGCACTGGTCGGTGTGGATTTGAGCAAATCGCGCTTCAAGGAATTGTTATTATCCTCGGGACTAGCGGTGTGCCAACGTAGCTCCGACATAACCATTTTCACAACTCAATGGTGCAAATGCAAAGTGTTTACGAGTATAGGCGATATGTTCAATGTTTCTTAAGCACTGTGAATTCACTTGAGCACTGTTGTTTCTGTTCTGATTGTTTCTTATTCGTTTCTTGGGCTTGTtagtatattgtatattgtatattgtatcTTGTAGATTGTGGATTTATTCTGATTTCTTGGAAGCGCCGCTTTCGTGTGGACGCGTTCGTGTCTCGTGTGAAACTGACAACAGAGAAGCGGTCGCAGCGGCAGGATAGCTCTCAGCGAACTAACGGATAATCGCTCTAGGCCTGAATGTTTGCGTTCCGACGATGATgatatgatgatgatgactgcCTCTGTctgctctctctttctcgctctGTGGCCGCTCTGGCTCTGGTTCTTCCTCTCCCGCTCGCTCTCTTTGCCGGCGTTTGGGATTTTGAGTTTGAAAACTGttgtgctgtgttgtgtttgttgcACCCCTAAAAAAGCCTTAAGGGttgattttccctttttttagcacgcacacacagaaactcacacacacaaacacacgtgTGAGGGGGTAAAAA
This genomic stretch from Drosophila teissieri strain GT53w chromosome 2L, Prin_Dtei_1.1, whole genome shotgun sequence harbors:
- the LOC122612685 gene encoding protein nubbin isoform X2 encodes the protein MVMSELRWHTASPEDNNNSLKRDLLKSTPTSAREAAVHMMQNRYISRLSRSPSPLQSNASDCDDNNSSVGTSSDRCRSPLSPALSLSHQQAKRQLLSLQPHPAHHHHNPHHLNHLNHHQYKQEEDYEDENGGALNLTSDNSRHSTQSPSNSVKSATASPVPVISVPSPVPPMISPVLAPSAGGATTPNSMAAAAAAAAAVASTMGSGISPLLALPGMSSPQAQLAAAGLGMNNPLLTGSLSPQDFAQFQQLLQQRQVALTQQFNSYMELLRSGSLGLAQDDPALTTQVAAAQFLMQSQLQALSQATQQLQALQKQQQRQAEEPLQLNHKMTQQPRSSTPHSIRSPIAIRSPASSPHQMHHHHHHHPLQITPPSSAASLKLSGMLTPSTPTSGTQMSQMSQGTTTPQPKTVASAAAARAAGEPSPEETTDLEELEQFAKTFKQRRIKLGFTQGDVGLAMGKLYGNDFSQTTISRFEALNLSFKNMCKLKPLLQKWLDDADRTIQATGGVFDPAALQATVSTPEIIGRRRKKRTSIETTIRGALEKAFLANQKPTSEEITQLADRLGMEKEVVRVWFCNRRQKEKRINPSLDSPTGADDDESSYMMH
- the LOC122612685 gene encoding protein nubbin isoform X1, with translation MPLLLANYYQQQLQQRQQRVASNNGMLLEYKSHCNTNRGSNNCSSNNRRSSNNQRQLFAAEALTMSTPTTTSKYKINGEATEGVSASTLLYHHPHHSHRHHHHHQQSQQQQHHQQQQHHHLQQQQQLLLQQQLLQQHVASSSPLQHLSNLFGQHLPTHSLQHLIAAEYWQQQQQQQQQPAATIKSEPTTQSVAATSVFSFTPQQHVNFAASLVALQQNDALPEATMATATAAPTPATTASGAATAATSPAAATTLQAPTATQAAATIDDIDDDDDDNDDDDSNIGEHMQNAGVGNFKFEPRQQLASPPNEAVLTSCEENKDGTLTAVDTNMRDVSANHSSSLLSSSPASLTLVSCHTPSPPPSSLAEQDEETRRRMRDKKLTLELKLQSCDEYVEQPKDKGAERLHPAQIANDNAPSPLHLKVEEQDELQEREEQEQAEVKDKVLELTGAVALYGHLNNASKDVRDLEQCLKLQDPNDISRLSRSPSPLQSNASDCDDNNSSVGTSSDRCRSPLSPALSLSHQQAKRQLLSLQPHPAHHHHNPHHLNHLNHHQYKQEEDYEDENGGALNLTSDNSRHSTQSPSNSVKSATASPVPVISVPSPVPPMISPVLAPSAGGATTPNSMAAAAAAAAAVASTMGSGISPLLALPGMSSPQAQLAAAGLGMNNPLLTGSLSPQDFAQFQQLLQQRQVALTQQFNSYMELLRSGSLGLAQDDPALTTQVAAAQFLMQSQLQALSQATQQLQALQKQQQRQAEEPLQLNHKMTQQPRSSTPHSIRSPIAIRSPASSPHQMHHHHHHHPLQITPPSSAASLKLSGMLTPSTPTSGTQMSQMSQGTTTPQPKTVASAAAARAAGEPSPEETTDLEELEQFAKTFKQRRIKLGFTQGDVGLAMGKLYGNDFSQTTISRFEALNLSFKNMCKLKPLLQKWLDDADRTIQATGGVFDPAALQATVSTPEIIGRRRKKRTSIETTIRGALEKAFLANQKPTSEEITQLADRLGMEKEVVRVWFCNRRQKEKRINPSLDSPTGADDDESSYMMH